The proteins below come from a single Tachypleus tridentatus isolate NWPU-2018 chromosome 13, ASM421037v1, whole genome shotgun sequence genomic window:
- the LOC143240332 gene encoding E3 ubiquitin-protein ligase RNF166-like isoform X1, producing the protein MCDRTKQLDSGKVLSNLDFVTCPVCQEIFDNPVNICCGHVFCDRCLVSDECEGNTPTCPLCKASFDSGKKTKAHAINNIIATYNGLCGTCNKKMTLSKLQAHQSTCLNKDSDLGAYGGEPVPEKLVLPDEPNRITFKCPYCSMKDLNVYSLCNHCNQKHEEENMEVDFDLDETEAMKKVLAASLKEF; encoded by the exons atgtgTGATCGTACAAAACAGTTGGACTCAGGAAAAGTGTTGTCGAACTTAGATTTTGTTACTTGTCCTGTGTGCCAGGAAATTTTTGATAATCCAGTGAATATTTGTTGCGGTCATGT ATTTTGTGATAGATGCTTAGTGAGTGATGAGTGTGAAGGAAATACACCCACCTGTCCTTTGTGCAAAGCATCTTTTGActctggaaaaaaaacaaaagcacatGCCATTAACAACATAATTGCAACTTACAATGGATTATGTGGCACTTGCAATAAAAAG ATGACCCTCTCAAAACTACAAGCACATCAGTCGACTTGCTTGAACAAAGACAGTGACCTTGGTGCATATGGAGGAGAGCCAGTACCAGAAAAGTTAGTGCTGCCAGATGAGCCAAATAGAATTACTTTTAAATGTCCTTACTGTTCAATGAAAGACTTGAatgtttatagtttatgtaatcactgCAACCAGAAACATGAGGAGGAAAATATGGAAGTG GATTTTGACTTGGATGAGACTGAAGCCATGAAGAAAGTTCTAGCAGCTTCTTTAAAAGAATTTTAG
- the LOC143240332 gene encoding E3 ubiquitin-protein ligase RNF166-like isoform X2 → MRIIAETKSFCDRCLVSDECEGNTPTCPLCKASFDSGKKTKAHAINNIIATYNGLCGTCNKKMTLSKLQAHQSTCLNKDSDLGAYGGEPVPEKLVLPDEPNRITFKCPYCSMKDLNVYSLCNHCNQKHEEENMEVDFDLDETEAMKKVLAASLKEF, encoded by the exons ATGAGAATAATCGCGGAAACAAAGTC ATTTTGTGATAGATGCTTAGTGAGTGATGAGTGTGAAGGAAATACACCCACCTGTCCTTTGTGCAAAGCATCTTTTGActctggaaaaaaaacaaaagcacatGCCATTAACAACATAATTGCAACTTACAATGGATTATGTGGCACTTGCAATAAAAAG ATGACCCTCTCAAAACTACAAGCACATCAGTCGACTTGCTTGAACAAAGACAGTGACCTTGGTGCATATGGAGGAGAGCCAGTACCAGAAAAGTTAGTGCTGCCAGATGAGCCAAATAGAATTACTTTTAAATGTCCTTACTGTTCAATGAAAGACTTGAatgtttatagtttatgtaatcactgCAACCAGAAACATGAGGAGGAAAATATGGAAGTG GATTTTGACTTGGATGAGACTGAAGCCATGAAGAAAGTTCTAGCAGCTTCTTTAAAAGAATTTTAG